DNA sequence from the Halobacterium sp. DL1 genome:
ACAGTTCCCGCGACGAACGCGGGGTCCTCGCCCGTGACGGCGACGCCGAACTCGGCGAGTTCCGCCCGCTCCGCCGGTCCGAGACCTCGAACTTCGTACGCCCGGGCCGTGGCGTCCGTCGCCGCGTCCGCGTCGCCGCCGAGTCGGTCGACGTGCCGCTCGGCCTCCCGCACGGTGGTCGCCTCCAGTTCCTCGACGTCGGCGGTGCGAGTCCGGTCGCGGGCGAACGCCTGCCCGACGAACGCGGCGTCCCGCGTCTCCGCCACGTCGTGGGTGCGGACAACGTGGGCGCCGCGCTCGACAGCCATCGACGTCGCCGCCAGCGAGACCGGGAGCGCGTCCTCCGTCGAGCGGTCGGCGAGTTCGCGGAGGAAGTTCTTCCGGTTGATGGAGACCAGGATGGGGTAGCCGTGGCCGCGGAACTCCCGCAGTCGCTCGAAGGTCTCCCGGTCGTCTGCGGTGGTCTTGGCCTCCGACCAGCCGCCGAACGCGGGGTCGACGATGGTCTTGTCCGTGAAGCCGTTGAGCGCGAGCGCGTCGTAGATGTCGTCGACCGACTCGACCGCGCCCGGTCGTTCGAGGTCCGGCGGGCTCGCCATCTTCGCGACGGCGACGTCGTGGGCCTCGCAGACCGCGGGCATCTCCGGGTCGGCGAAGCCGCAGATGTCGTTGACCATGTCGAAGCCCCGCGAGAGCGCCTCGTCGGCGACCTCGCTGTAGCGCGTCTCGATGGAGAAGACGGCGTCGCCCTCCACGCTGTCGATGGTCTCGACGGCCGTCTCGAGGCGGTCGAGTTCCTGCTCGGCGGAGAGCACCTCGAATCGCTTGTTCGCCGACTCCAGGCCGACGTCGACGATGTCCGCGCCCTCGCCGATCAGTTCCTCGTCGACGTACGCGGCGGCGTCCGCCGGGTCGTCGAAGACGCTCGGGTCGTACGGCGATTCCTTCGAGACGTTCAGCACGCCCATCACGCGGGGCGGGTGGTCGTCCCCGATGGGGAGGCCGGCGGCGTCGACCGTTCGCATACACCCACCGCGGGCCCGTGCGTGCATAGGCGATGCGGTTCCGGCGGCGCCGGCTTCAGGCGACTTATGTGGCGGCGCTGCCAACACCCGGCAATGACGAAGGTGAGCATCGGCTTCCGTGGGTGGCGCTTCGACGAGGACGAGGTGTTCGACGAGAGCGGCGACTACCGGCCGCTCGAGGAGATGAGCGAGGACACCCGCGAGCGCCTCGGCCGCCTCCCGGTGCTGGCCGACCAGCCCTGCGACGCCTGCTACCTGAGCGACGGCGACGACAACTCGCCGACGGCGGTGTACGGCGAACCCAACGCGGAGGTGCTGGTCTGCGACGACCACGAGGCGGAGTTCTACTACTGGTTCCTCGAGGACGGCGGCGACGAGCACCGCGGCACCGACGCCCTGCAGGACGCCTTCCACGAGTGGTTCGCAGCGGGCAACCGCGCCCCCGAGTGGTACGACGGTCCCGACCACGTGGAGACCGAACCCGAGAGCCTGCCCGAACCCGACCTCGACAACGTCGAGGCGGTGAACGTCGACCTGCCCGAGGACGAGCAGGCGAGCGTCGACCTGCGCGAGGTCGAGGAGAGCATCCGGGACGCGGACATCGAGATGGACTACCCGACCGCAGATGAGTGAGGGCGGCGGGAAGCGGAGCAAGCCGGCGGTCGCTGTGGTCGACGCCAAGACCGCCGGGAACGTGGGCACCATCGCGCGGGCGATGAAGAACTTCGGGTTCGAGGACCTCCTCCTCGTGGACCCGCCGTACCTCGGCCGGGACTCCGAGGCGTACGGCTTCGCCGGCCAGGCCCGCGAGGACGTGCTGCCGAACGCCACGGAACTCTCCTTCGACGAACTCGCCGAGACCTACCACACCGTCGGCTTCACGGCGGTGACGAACCAGGACGCGACGAAGCACGCCCGCTTCCCGTTCCGGACGCCCGCGGAACTCGGCGCGAGTCTCGCGGACGTCGAGTCGAAGACGGCGCTCGTATTCGGCCGCGAGCGCGTCGGCCTCACGAACGAGGAACTCGAACGCATCGACGAGGTGTGTGCGATACCCGCGAGCGAGGAGTACCCCGTCCTGAATCTGGGGCAGGCCGCAACCATCGCGCTGTACGAACTCCGGGACCTGGCGATGGGCCGCGACCAGTTGCCGGACGTCGAACGCCACCGCGCGACGGAGGAGGAGATAGAGGCGTTCTACGAGCACGCCGCCGAGTTCCTCGACGCCGTCGACTACCCCGCGGAGAAGCGCGAGAAGACGCTGCGGATGCTCCGCCGGATGCTCGGCCGCACGCACCCGACCGGCCGGGAGATCAACACGGTCCACGGACTGCTGCGCCGCGCCGAGAACCGGATGGACTGAGAGGCCGGAC
Encoded proteins:
- a CDS encoding RNA methyltransferase, which encodes MSEGGGKRSKPAVAVVDAKTAGNVGTIARAMKNFGFEDLLLVDPPYLGRDSEAYGFAGQAREDVLPNATELSFDELAETYHTVGFTAVTNQDATKHARFPFRTPAELGASLADVESKTALVFGRERVGLTNEELERIDEVCAIPASEEYPVLNLGQAATIALYELRDLAMGRDQLPDVERHRATEEEIEAFYEHAAEFLDAVDYPAEKREKTLRMLRRMLGRTHPTGREINTVHGLLRRAENRMD
- a CDS encoding dihydropteroate synthase; translated protein: MRTVDAAGLPIGDDHPPRVMGVLNVSKESPYDPSVFDDPADAAAYVDEELIGEGADIVDVGLESANKRFEVLSAEQELDRLETAVETIDSVEGDAVFSIETRYSEVADEALSRGFDMVNDICGFADPEMPAVCEAHDVAVAKMASPPDLERPGAVESVDDIYDALALNGFTDKTIVDPAFGGWSEAKTTADDRETFERLREFRGHGYPILVSINRKNFLRELADRSTEDALPVSLAATSMAVERGAHVVRTHDVAETRDAAFVGQAFARDRTRTADVEELEATTVREAERHVDRLGGDADAATDATARAYEVRGLGPAERAELAEFGVAVTGEDPAFVAGTVDRLRDASSALAGRDGALGELGATWETVGN